In Paralichthys olivaceus isolate ysfri-2021 chromosome 13, ASM2471397v2, whole genome shotgun sequence, the following are encoded in one genomic region:
- the josd2 gene encoding josephin-2 — MSEGDVFHEKQRLELCAIHALNNVLQERVFTKETADDICKRLAPQCVVNPHRSVLGTGNYDVNVIMAALQSRELAAVWWDKRRMVQSLCVSKVQGFILNVPSRVSLGIVSLPLRRRHWLAVRQVNGQYYNLDSKLKSPICIGGEAELCSFLSEQLSQDVAEMLLVVLREVEEDGSWLNSDNPK; from the exons ATGAGCGAGGGAGACGTGTTCCATGAGAAGCAACGACTGGAGCTGTGCGCCATCCATGCACTCAACAACGTGCTCCAGGAGCGGGTGTTCACCAAGGAGACAGCCGATGACATCTGCAAACG GCTGGCTCCACAGTGTGTGGTGAACCCTCATCGGTCAGTGTTAGGCACAGGGAACTATGATGTCAACGTCATCATGGCAGCACTACAGAGCAGGGAACTGGCCGCAGTGTGGTGGGACAAACGCAG GATGGTACAGAGCCTTTGCGTGTCAAAGGTCCAGGGATTTATTCTTAACGTTCCATCGCGAGTATCGCTTGGGATCGTTTCCCTCCCGCTCCGACGACGGCACTGGCTCGCAGTTCGGCAAGTCAATGGGCAATACTACAACCTCGACTCCAAACTGAAGAGTCCCATCTGTATTGGTGGAGAAGCAGAGCTATG CTCATTTCTCAGTGAACAGCTTTCTCAGGATGTCGCAGAGATGCTCCTGGTCGTCCTgcgggaggtggaggaggacggTTCATGGCTGAACTCGGACAACCCCAAGTGA